A portion of the Citrobacter rodentium NBRC 105723 = DSM 16636 genome contains these proteins:
- a CDS encoding dihydrodipicolinate synthase family protein, which translates to MNQPVTGVLTAIVTPFSKDGVVNIPELKRQVNRQIKAGNGIFCAGTNGEFFVLNEAEKIAVAAACVEEIAGRAPLIAHIGEISTRETIRLGRRIASTGVDAVSAITPWFVPLKQQELIGHFTAIANAMPVPLYLYNIPARTGNAITPQTVRQLARHPNIYGIKDSAGSYESLKAFLEAVRDIPHFSVINGPDSLIYQGFAEGCSASISGLANVAASEINTIWSRFQAGDTEGSRLAQENVAQLRQELYAVAFSPAVVKKALQLLGHDVGESRYAIQFTQTQIQQIKMLCQKYLR; encoded by the coding sequence ATGAATCAACCTGTCACTGGCGTATTAACCGCGATCGTCACCCCCTTCAGTAAAGACGGCGTGGTGAATATTCCGGAACTTAAGCGTCAGGTTAACCGCCAGATTAAGGCCGGTAACGGGATATTTTGCGCAGGCACCAATGGTGAATTTTTCGTGTTGAATGAGGCAGAAAAAATCGCCGTTGCCGCCGCATGCGTGGAAGAAATCGCCGGCCGGGCGCCGCTAATAGCCCATATCGGCGAGATATCGACCAGGGAAACCATTCGCCTGGGACGGCGTATCGCCAGCACTGGCGTGGATGCCGTCTCGGCAATCACCCCGTGGTTCGTGCCGTTAAAACAGCAGGAACTGATCGGCCACTTCACTGCTATCGCCAATGCGATGCCGGTCCCGCTCTATCTCTATAACATCCCGGCGCGCACAGGCAACGCCATTACGCCGCAAACCGTACGCCAGCTGGCGCGGCATCCGAATATTTACGGCATTAAAGACAGCGCGGGTAGCTATGAAAGCCTGAAGGCATTTCTTGAGGCCGTGCGCGATATACCTCACTTCAGCGTCATAAACGGCCCGGACTCGCTCATATACCAGGGCTTCGCCGAAGGCTGTTCAGCCAGTATTTCCGGGCTGGCGAATGTGGCAGCAAGTGAAATTAATACTATCTGGTCCCGCTTTCAGGCAGGCGATACTGAAGGTTCCCGACTGGCGCAGGAGAACGTCGCTCAGCTCCGTCAGGAACTGTATGCCGTCGCGTTCTCGCCGGCGGTGGTCAAAAAAGCGCTACAGCTGCTGGGGCATGATGTCGGCGAAAGTCGTTACGCTATTCAGTTTACGCAAACGCAGATTCAGCAAATCAAAATGCTTTGTCAAAAATACCTCCGGTAA
- a CDS encoding TerC family protein, whose translation MIIEFFNPETGLTLITLTFLEIILGIDNIIFLSLVVAKLPAEQQNIARRLGLCGAMLMRILLLISIAWLAHITTPLFTLAEFPVSFRTIILAVGGIFLIYKSVTEINNEIKQAESSHDTLKNQLSFSSAIIQIIILDLVFSLDSVITAVGLSQHIFIMIAAVVIAVGVMMFAAKAIGDFVNNTPSIKIVALAFLFFVGVLLVADSLNIHIAKGYLYFAIFFSLTTETINLLRSKRSAHTSPSHKNIPLAEMND comes from the coding sequence ATGATTATTGAATTTTTTAATCCCGAAACAGGATTAACGTTAATCACCCTTACTTTTCTGGAAATTATTCTTGGGATTGATAACATCATTTTTCTCTCACTGGTGGTGGCTAAACTTCCGGCAGAGCAACAGAATATAGCGCGCCGACTGGGCCTCTGCGGCGCGATGCTTATGCGGATATTGTTACTGATATCAATAGCATGGCTTGCCCATATCACTACGCCTTTATTTACGCTTGCAGAATTTCCCGTTTCCTTCAGGACGATTATTTTAGCCGTTGGCGGTATTTTCCTGATTTATAAATCGGTAACTGAAATCAACAATGAAATAAAACAGGCGGAAAGTAGTCATGATACGCTGAAAAACCAGCTCTCTTTTTCCAGCGCCATCATACAAATCATTATCCTGGATCTGGTATTTAGTCTGGATTCAGTGATCACGGCGGTAGGCCTGTCGCAGCATATTTTTATCATGATTGCCGCGGTGGTGATTGCCGTCGGAGTTATGATGTTTGCTGCTAAAGCGATTGGCGATTTTGTTAATAACACGCCATCAATAAAAATCGTTGCGTTAGCATTTTTATTTTTTGTCGGCGTGCTGTTAGTCGCCGATAGTCTCAATATTCATATTGCGAAAGGCTATCTCTATTTCGCCATTTTCTTCTCGCTAACCACCGAAACTATCAACCTCCTGCGCAGCAAGCGATCGGCTCACACCTCACCGTCACACAAGAATATTCCG